A genomic window from Cotesia glomerata isolate CgM1 linkage group LG7, MPM_Cglom_v2.3, whole genome shotgun sequence includes:
- the LOC123269506 gene encoding ankyrin repeat domain-containing protein 16-like produces the protein MTDALISKEFLHLTQKGELQKLKYFVEEHKITDWTVFRHEVSGDTALHVSAREGNSEIVQFLCNGFLKPEFKTDVANKDMKRPLHEAAQFSRPKIIEFLLSQGATVDALKRADWTPLMLACTKNTPEAFNSAEILLKNGANLELRNKDGWNCLHIACRSGNIDIIQLILYKMKTLVNSASKNGRTALHIAAFHGFSNVVEILAATSEELLNKPDYSGLFPLHESVKSENFEVFHRLLQLGCDINSKDTIGQTALHIAASIGNLPVIEHILQNNLIDIDRQDGFQRTPLITAERNKMEDAVNCLKKYMKQCNDEM, from the exons atgactgACGCgttaatttcaaaagaatttttgcATCTGACACAAAAAGGAgagttacaaaaattaaaatacttcgTTGAGGAGCACAAAATTACTGATTGGACGGTATTCCGGCATGAAGTTTCGGGAGATACAGCTTTGCACGTATCAGCGCGGGAAGGAAATTCTGAAATTGTTCAATTCTTGTGCAATGGCTTTTTGAAACCAGAATTTAAGACTGATGTCGCTAATAAAGACATGAAGCGGCCGTTGCATGAAGCCGCGCAATTTTCTAGaccaaaaattattgaatttttactttCTCAAG GAGCGACGGTAGATGCATTGAAACGGGCTGATTGGACACCGCTGATGTTAGCTTGCACCAAAAATACTCCAGAAGCTTTTAATTCTGCggaaattttgttaaaaaatggtGCAAATTTGGAACTGCGGAACAAAGATGGCTGGAATTGCTTGCACATAGCTTGTCGCTCGGGTAACATCGATATTATCCAGTTGATATTGTATAAGATGAAGACTTTGGTAAATTCTGCTAGCAAAAATGGACGGACTGCTTTGCACATTGCTG CATTTCACGGATTTTCCAACGTTGTAGAAATATTAGCAGCAACTTCCGAAGAATTGCTCAACAAACCAGACTATTCTGGGCTTTTTCCACTCCATGAATCtgtaaaaagtgaaaattttgaagttttccATCGTTTGCTTCAATTAGGCTGCGATATTAACTCAAAAGACACAATTGGCCAAACTGCGCTTCATATCGCAGCTTCTATTGGAAATCTACCCGTTATCGAGCATATATTGCAAAACAATCTCATAGACATAGACCGACAAGATGGCTTCCAAAGAACGCCACTAATAACGGCCGAGCGCAACAAAATGGAAGACGCTGTaaactgtttaaaaaaatacatgaaacAATGTAATGATGAGATGTGA